Below is a window of Leifsonia sp. NPDC080035 DNA.
CGAGGATCTCGACAGCCTGGGCCATCGCCTCCTTCTTGGACAGGGAACCGTGGGCGCGCAGGCCCTCCGCGATCTGCCAGCCGACGGTGTACACCGGGTTCAGCGCGGTGGACGGCTCCTGGAAGACCATCGCGACGTCGGTGCCGCGCACATCCCGCAGCTGCTTCTTGGAGAGCGTGACGACATCCGCCTCGCTCTGGCCGTCCTTGCTGCGCAGGACGACGGCGCCGGACGCGGTCGCGGTCTCCGGGAGCAGTCCCAGGATGGTCTTGGCGGTCACGGTCTTGCCGGACCCGGACTCGCCGACGATGGCCAGCACCTCGCCGGGCGCGACCCGCAGGCTCACGTCATCGACGGCCTTGACTGCCCCGGCGTCGGTGGCGAAGGACACCGACAGGTTGTCGATCTGCACGACATCGCTCATGGCTTGACCTCGATTCCGTGTTCGTCGAAGGACTCTCCGCCCTCCAGGCCGTCCAGGCCGCCGGGGCCGGCGAGCAGGGGGCCGCCGGGGACGACCGAGGTCTCCGCCACCTCACCGGACGCCTCCGCGGCGCGACGGCGCCCGCGCAGACGGGGATCCGCCAGGTCGTTCAGACTCTCGCCCACGAGGGTGATGCCGAGCACCACGAGCACGATCGCGAGGCCGGGGAAGATGGCCGTCCACCAGATCCCGCTGGTGACGTCCGAGAGCGCCTTGTTCAGGTCGTAGCCCCACTCGGCCGCGGCCGTCGGCTCGATGCCGAAGCCGAGGAAGCCCAGCGCCGCGAGCGTCAGGATCGCCTCCGACGAGTTCAGCGTGAAGATCAGCGGGAGCGTGCGGGTGGAGTTGCGCAGCACGTGCCGGAACATGATGCGTCCGTTGCTCGCGCCGATCACCTTGGCCGCCTCGACGTACGCCTCCGACTTGATGCGCACCACCTCGGAGCGGATCACCCGGAAGTACTGCGGGATGAAGACGACGGTGATCGAGATCGCCGCCGCGAAGATCCCGCCCCACAGGCTGGACTGGCCGCCCGAGATGACGATCGCCATCACGATCGCCAGCAGCAGCGACGGGAACGCGTAGATCGCGTCCGCGATCACGACGAGCACCCGGTCGACCCAGCCGCCGAAGTAGCCGGAGATGAGGCCGAGGACGACGCCGGCGAAGATCGAGAGGATCACCGCGACGACGATGACGAGGATCGCCGTCTGCGCGCCCCAGATGACCCGGGAGAAGACGTCGTAGCCGCCGACCGTTGTGCCCCAGATGTGCGCGGCGCTCGGCGGCTGCTGGGAGCCGAACTGGCCGTTCGCGTCCTTCAGCTGAGCGAAGCCGTACGGCGCGATCAGCGGGGCGAACACCGCGACGAGGATGAATACGCCGGTCAGGACGAGACCCGCGATCAGCATCCCGCGCTGCAGCCCGACGGACTGGCGCAGCTGGTGGACGACGGGGAGGCGACGCCAGAAGCTTCGTGTGCCCGAGGCCATCTCAGTACCTCACTCTCGGGTCGATGAGCGCCGCGATGATGTCGACGATGAAGTTCGTCACGGCGACGATCACGGCGAGCAGGACGACGAGTCCCTGCACGGCGACGAAGTCGCGCGACTGCAGGTAGTGCGAGAGCTGGAAGCCCAGGCCCTTCCACTCGAACGTCGTCTCCGTGAGGATCGCGCCGCCGAGCAGCAGGGCGATCTGCAGTCCGATGACGGTGATGATCGGGATGAGCGCGGGGCGGTACGCGTGCTTGCGAACCAGTCGGCTCTCCCGGACACCGCGCGAACGGGCAGCATCCACGTAGTCGGTGGACAGAGTCCCGATGACGTTCGTGCGCACCAGGCGCAGGAAGATGCCCGCCGTGAGGAGGCCGAGGGTGACCGCGGGCAGGACCGCGTGGAGCAGCACGTCGCCGATGACGGCGGGGTCCCCGGTCTGGAAGGCGTCGATCAGGTAGATCCCGGTCTTGTTCTCCAGCGTCTGCATCTCGATCTCGGAGCTGGTGGATGCGCGCCCCGCGACCGGGAGCCAGTCCAGCCAGACCGAGAAGATCAGCTTCAGCACCATGCCGGCGAAGAACACCGGCGTTGCGTAGCAGAGGATCGCGAACACGCGCAGCGTGGCGTCACCGAACCGGTCGCGGTAGTACGCGGCGACCATGCCGAGCGGGATGCCGACGATGAAGGCGACGATGAGCGCGTAGATCGCGAGCTCCAGGGTCGCCGCGCCGTAGGTCAGCAGCACCTGCGTCACCGGCTGGTGGTCGGTGAAGGTGGTGCCGAAATCGCCGCGGAGGATCTGACCGAGGTACTCGACGTACTGGACGATGAGCGGCCGGTCGTAGCCGGCCTCGTGGATGCGCTGCTGCAGCTGCGCGGGCGGCAGCTTGCCGCCGAGGGCCGCGGTGATGGGGTCTCCGGTGGAGCGCATCAGGAAGAAGACGACCGTCACCAGGATGAAGATCGTCGGGATGATGAGGAGGGCGCGGACGACGATGTAGCGGCCGAGGCCGCCTCCCGAGCGTCGCGCCTTGGTTCGTTCGGGGCCGGGCGCCGTCGGCGCCGCCTGCCCGGTGACCGTCGCTGTCATGGAAGCCAATCGTGGGTGGTTCGTGGGAGGGGGCGGCTCGCCGATGCGAACCGCCCCCGTTCGGCCGTGCTGTGCGGCCTAGCCCTTCGACAGGGCGGCGTAGCGGAACTTGAACGAGGCGTCCAGCGTCTTGTCGGTGCCGGAGACGTCCTTGCCCACCACGGCGACCTGGGCGCCCTGCAGCAGCGGCAGGGTGGACAGGTCCGCGCCCACCTTCGCCTGGATCTCCTCGATCAGCTTGGTTCGGGCGGCCTTGTCGGTGGTGCCGAGCTGCTGGGTGATCAGCTGCTGCACCTGGGGGTTGTCGTAGTGGTTCGCCAGGAAGTTGTCCTTGACGAAGAACGGCGACAGGTAGTTGTCCGCGTCGGAGTAGTCGGGGAACCAGCCCAGCTGGTACGCCGGGTAGAGGTCCTTCACGCGGTCCTTCGAGTACTGCACCCACTCGGTGGACTGCAGGTTGACCTTGAACAGACCGCCGTTCTCCAGCTGCTCCTTGACCAGCGCGTACTCGTCGCCGGACGACGGGCCGTAGTGGTCGGGGTTGTACTGCAGGTTGAGCGCGACCGGGGTGGTGACGCCGGCGGCCTGCAGCGCGGCCTTCGCCTTGTCCAGGCTCGGGCCGCCGTTGCCGTCGCCGTAGAGGTCCTTCAGCACGGTGGTCGCGCCGGTCAGGCCCTCGGGGACGAACGAGTACAGCGGGGTGTAGGTGTCCTTGTAGACCTGCTTGGCGATGGTCGCGCGGTCGACGAGGTCGGCCGCGGCCTGGCGCACGGCGAGTGCCTTCTTCGCGTCGGCCTGCGGCGTGGTGGCCCCGTACGGCATCGTGTTGAAGTTCCAGACGATGTAACGGGTCTCACCGCCCGGGCCCTTGACGACCTTGACGCTCTTGTCGGAGGACAGGCTGTCGATGTCCGTGGCCGTGAGGCTGCGGAAGGCGACGTCGATGGCGTTCTTCTGGATGTCAAGCTTCAGGTTCGACGACTCGGCGTAGTACTTGACGTTGACCTTCTCGGTGGCGGGCTTGCCCAGCAGGCCCTCGTAGTTCGGGTTCGCCTTGTACGCGATGAGGTTGTTGAAGTCGTAGCTGGTGATGTCGTACTGGCCGGCGAACGGGTGACCCTTGACGATGGTCTTGTCGTCGGTGACCTTGTCGGCCGAGAAGACCTGGTGGTCCACGATCGGGCCGGCGGGGCTGGAGAGCACCTGCGCGAAGGTCTGGTCGTTCGGCACCTTCAGCTTGAAGACGGCGGTGGTCTTGTCCGGCGTGCTCACGCTGTCCAGGTTGCCGAGCAGCGACGCGGGACCGTTCGGGTCATTGATCTTCAGCTGGCGGTCGAACGTGAACTTCACGTCCTCGGAGGTCAGCGGGTGACCGTTCGCGAACTTCAGGTTCGGCTTGAGCTTGACCGTGTACTCGGTCGGCGAGGTGAAGTCGGCGCTCTGGGCGATGTCCGGCTTCACGTCCGGGCTGCCGTACGGGCTGTTCATGAGGAACGGGTAGACCTGGTTCATCACGGCGAACGAGCCGTTGTCGTACGAACCAGCCGGGTCGATCGAGGTGATCTTGTCTGTCGTGCCGATGGTGAGGGTGCCTCCGCCGCCTCCACCGGAGTTGTTGTTGCTCCCGGAGCAGCCGGCGAGCACCAGCGCCGCGGCCGCGAACGCGGCCGACACGGCGAGCAGGCGCCGTCCGCCTTGTGATACGGATCTCATATCCGAGTACCTCTTCCTGGTGTGGGGACACTGAGCCGGCATGGGCGCACGGAGAAGCGCCATCGCCGAATCGCGTAGAACTGTCCTAGCATGAAACGCACGTATTACATGCATTCGGATACGAATCGAGC
It encodes the following:
- a CDS encoding ABC transporter permease gives rise to the protein MASGTRSFWRRLPVVHQLRQSVGLQRGMLIAGLVLTGVFILVAVFAPLIAPYGFAQLKDANGQFGSQQPPSAAHIWGTTVGGYDVFSRVIWGAQTAILVIVVAVILSIFAGVVLGLISGYFGGWVDRVLVVIADAIYAFPSLLLAIVMAIVISGGQSSLWGGIFAAAISITVVFIPQYFRVIRSEVVRIKSEAYVEAAKVIGASNGRIMFRHVLRNSTRTLPLIFTLNSSEAILTLAALGFLGFGIEPTAAAEWGYDLNKALSDVTSGIWWTAIFPGLAIVLVVLGITLVGESLNDLADPRLRGRRRAAEASGEVAETSVVPGGPLLAGPGGLDGLEGGESFDEHGIEVKP
- a CDS encoding ABC transporter substrate-binding protein codes for the protein MRSVSQGGRRLLAVSAAFAAAALVLAGCSGSNNNSGGGGGGTLTIGTTDKITSIDPAGSYDNGSFAVMNQVYPFLMNSPYGSPDVKPDIAQSADFTSPTEYTVKLKPNLKFANGHPLTSEDVKFTFDRQLKINDPNGPASLLGNLDSVSTPDKTTAVFKLKVPNDQTFAQVLSSPAGPIVDHQVFSADKVTDDKTIVKGHPFAGQYDITSYDFNNLIAYKANPNYEGLLGKPATEKVNVKYYAESSNLKLDIQKNAIDVAFRSLTATDIDSLSSDKSVKVVKGPGGETRYIVWNFNTMPYGATTPQADAKKALAVRQAAADLVDRATIAKQVYKDTYTPLYSFVPEGLTGATTVLKDLYGDGNGGPSLDKAKAALQAAGVTTPVALNLQYNPDHYGPSSGDEYALVKEQLENGGLFKVNLQSTEWVQYSKDRVKDLYPAYQLGWFPDYSDADNYLSPFFVKDNFLANHYDNPQVQQLITQQLGTTDKAARTKLIEEIQAKVGADLSTLPLLQGAQVAVVGKDVSGTDKTLDASFKFRYAALSKG
- a CDS encoding ABC transporter permease, whose protein sequence is MTATVTGQAAPTAPGPERTKARRSGGGLGRYIVVRALLIIPTIFILVTVVFFLMRSTGDPITAALGGKLPPAQLQQRIHEAGYDRPLIVQYVEYLGQILRGDFGTTFTDHQPVTQVLLTYGAATLELAIYALIVAFIVGIPLGMVAAYYRDRFGDATLRVFAILCYATPVFFAGMVLKLIFSVWLDWLPVAGRASTSSEIEMQTLENKTGIYLIDAFQTGDPAVIGDVLLHAVLPAVTLGLLTAGIFLRLVRTNVIGTLSTDYVDAARSRGVRESRLVRKHAYRPALIPIITVIGLQIALLLGGAILTETTFEWKGLGFQLSHYLQSRDFVAVQGLVVLLAVIVAVTNFIVDIIAALIDPRVRY